One segment of Phaeacidiphilus oryzae TH49 DNA contains the following:
- a CDS encoding WhiB family transcriptional regulator gives MASEVAHWRDLAACNRTDPEDLFVDGAAQHRAKAVCMGCPVRTECLAYALDHRVEFGVWGGATERERRAILRRRPTVRSWRQLLETARVEWGREADPEQSAEGTSLRSA, from the coding sequence ATGGCTTCGGAAGTGGCGCACTGGCGGGACCTCGCGGCCTGCAACCGTACTGATCCCGAGGACCTGTTCGTTGACGGAGCGGCCCAGCATCGGGCGAAGGCGGTGTGCATGGGCTGTCCGGTCAGGACCGAGTGCCTGGCCTACGCGCTCGACCACCGGGTCGAGTTCGGCGTCTGGGGTGGTGCCACCGAGCGGGAGCGCCGGGCGATCCTGCGCCGGCGCCCGACCGTGCGGTCCTGGCGGCAGCTTCTGGAGACGGCCCGGGTGGAGTGGGGGCGGGAGGCCGATCCGGAGCAGTCGGCGGAGGGGACCTCGCTCAGGTCGGCGTAA
- a CDS encoding DUF6343 family protein, with product MAGDDPRRPGPPAPDGGRPDPPTLGESRRWAHSGAEPIRARSDIRLRWLLSVVFAPVFLVGAGVFAYLASVSTRAGGMTSRSALVAAAVICAAVELVIAADLVVLRHRIREQRRWGRWDARVDGQRGRR from the coding sequence ATGGCCGGCGACGACCCGCGGCGGCCCGGGCCGCCGGCACCCGACGGCGGACGGCCGGACCCCCCGACGCTCGGCGAGAGCCGCCGCTGGGCGCACAGCGGCGCCGAGCCGATCAGGGCGCGGAGCGACATCCGGCTGCGGTGGCTGCTCTCGGTGGTCTTCGCCCCGGTGTTCCTGGTGGGCGCCGGGGTCTTCGCCTACCTGGCCTCGGTGTCCACCCGCGCGGGCGGGATGACGAGCCGGAGCGCGCTGGTCGCGGCGGCGGTCATCTGCGCGGCCGTGGAGCTGGTGATCGCCGCCGACCTGGTGGTGCTCCGGCACCGGATCCGGGAGCAGCGCCGATGGGGGCGCTGGGACGCACGGGTCGACGGGCAGCGGGGGCGGCGGTGA
- a CDS encoding flavodoxin domain-containing protein: MSARTLIGYATESGSTRSIADRIGERLTGAGVPAELADLSAVKDSGRFEALDAFDAFVLGSAVHGQAWLPVAREFVAAHRALLGERPLWLFSVGMPGALRGPWRGLSEQESPRILAGLGPLGPHEHRLFSGVISPAQLPPFGRFLFRVMGFRYGDYRDWPAVEAWADGIARRLSAS; the protein is encoded by the coding sequence ATGTCAGCGAGGACCCTGATCGGCTACGCGACCGAGTCCGGCTCCACTCGATCGATCGCCGACCGGATCGGTGAGCGCCTGACCGGCGCGGGGGTGCCCGCCGAACTCGCCGACCTGTCGGCCGTGAAGGACTCCGGCCGGTTCGAGGCGCTGGACGCCTTCGACGCCTTCGTCCTCGGCAGCGCGGTCCACGGCCAGGCCTGGCTGCCCGTCGCCCGCGAGTTCGTGGCGGCCCACCGCGCGCTGCTCGGCGAGCGCCCGCTGTGGCTGTTCAGCGTCGGCATGCCGGGGGCGCTCCGCGGGCCCTGGCGGGGCCTGTCCGAGCAGGAGTCGCCCAGGATCCTCGCCGGACTCGGCCCGCTCGGCCCTCACGAGCACCGGCTCTTCTCCGGCGTGATCTCGCCCGCCCAGCTCCCGCCCTTCGGCCGGTTCCTCTTCCGGGTGATGGGCTTCCGCTACGGCGACTACCGGGACTGGCCGGCGGTCGAGGCCTGGGCGGACGGCATCGCCCGGCGACTGTCCGCGAGCTGA
- a CDS encoding MFS transporter encodes MSAPPSAGLPAARLDRLPIGRFHRRVLCTLAVAFVFEFGDLNTFAYVAPALKEHLGLSVSGIAWVTSASFLGMFLGAALGGRFADRVGRRRALLWSVAFFSVFSLVNAAATDMAMLAAARLLTGLGLSAMTVTATTYLSEVMPAAHRGRMQSGVMAIGLLGIPIMSFFARGVIPLGASAWRLVFVLGALGLLALPLIAGLPESPRWLHRHGRIEQAEEVVGGLERRAEVDHGALPRPAADPEAEPASPADYRALLRGRLGRRTLMLAVVWIFQTLGFYGFVSWVPTLLAAHGFDLVHSLTFSALTTLGAAPGALLAWPISDRFGRKHSLVAVAAAVAVCGLAYGLTFNAVAIVAFGFCVNALIQTFAALLYAYTPELYPVALRNSGNGLVYGLGRLSNILGPLIVASIFGSFGYQPVFGYIAACWAVVAVTVLAFGPHTARAGAVRAAADREAAPV; translated from the coding sequence ATGAGCGCACCACCCAGCGCCGGACTGCCCGCCGCGAGACTCGACCGGCTGCCGATCGGCCGCTTCCACCGCCGCGTGCTCTGCACGCTGGCCGTCGCCTTCGTCTTCGAGTTCGGCGACCTCAACACCTTCGCCTACGTCGCCCCGGCCCTCAAGGAGCACCTGGGCCTCTCGGTCTCCGGCATCGCCTGGGTGACCTCGGCCTCGTTCCTCGGGATGTTCCTCGGCGCCGCGCTCGGTGGCCGGTTCGCCGACCGGGTCGGACGCCGCCGGGCCCTCCTCTGGTCGGTGGCCTTCTTCTCGGTCTTCTCACTGGTCAACGCGGCGGCCACGGACATGGCGATGCTCGCCGCCGCGCGCCTGCTGACCGGTCTCGGCCTCTCCGCCATGACGGTGACGGCGACCACCTACCTCTCCGAGGTGATGCCGGCCGCGCACCGCGGGCGGATGCAGTCCGGGGTGATGGCGATCGGGCTGCTGGGCATCCCGATCATGTCCTTCTTCGCCCGCGGCGTGATCCCGCTCGGCGCCTCGGCCTGGCGGCTGGTCTTCGTCCTCGGCGCGCTCGGCCTCCTCGCCCTGCCGCTGATCGCCGGGCTGCCGGAGAGCCCCCGCTGGCTGCACCGGCACGGCCGGATCGAGCAGGCGGAGGAGGTGGTGGGCGGCCTGGAGCGCCGGGCCGAAGTCGACCACGGCGCCCTGCCGCGGCCCGCCGCCGATCCGGAGGCCGAGCCGGCCTCCCCGGCGGACTACCGCGCGCTGCTGCGCGGCAGACTCGGCCGCCGGACCCTGATGCTGGCCGTGGTCTGGATCTTCCAGACCCTGGGCTTCTACGGCTTCGTCTCCTGGGTGCCCACCCTCCTCGCCGCCCACGGCTTCGACCTGGTGCACAGCCTGACCTTCTCCGCCCTCACCACGCTGGGTGCGGCCCCGGGCGCGCTGCTCGCCTGGCCGATCTCGGACCGGTTCGGCCGGAAGCACTCGCTGGTGGCGGTGGCCGCCGCGGTGGCGGTCTGCGGGCTGGCCTACGGGCTCACCTTCAACGCGGTGGCGATCGTGGCCTTCGGCTTCTGCGTCAACGCGCTGATCCAGACCTTCGCGGCGCTGCTCTACGCGTACACGCCGGAGCTCTACCCGGTGGCCCTGCGGAACTCCGGGAACGGCCTGGTCTACGGCCTCGGGCGGCTGAGCAACATCCTCGGCCCGCTGATCGTGGCGTCGATCTTCGGCTCCTTCGGCTACCAGCCGGTCTTCGGGTACATCGCGGCCTGCTGGGCGGTGGTGGCGGTGACCGTGCTGGCCTTCGGCCCGCACACCGCCCGAGCCGGGGCGGTCCGCGCGGCGGCGGACCGGGAGGCCGCGCCGGTGTGA
- the tcuA gene encoding FAD-dependent tricarballylate dehydrogenase TcuA, whose amino-acid sequence MSQAHRQPAEQDEWDVIVVGGGNAGFCAAQSAREQGGRVLLLEKAPRQWAGGNSYFTAGAMRTSHGGLADLSPLLEPLPADRRDLVDLAPYPEADFLADLQRVTRGRTDPELAGLLVGESREAVGWLHRLGLRFELMFHRQAYQVDGRYRFWGGLALGVLGGGKGMIDQHLAAAERTGVRLRFDASVAALDAAPDGRVRGVLLSDGERLLARSVVLASGGFEANPQMRAGYLGAGWDLALVRGTPYNTGDGIRMALDAGAQPYGHWSGCHSVAWDSGAPRTGDRELTNQFTRGGYPFGIVVNAEGRRFVDEGADYRNYTYAKYGAEILRQPGSTAVQIFDAKSAPLLRPEEYEAPGVTRVESGTLDGLAAELGLDPGRLADTVREFNAAVTGGPFDPTVKDGARTEGISPPKSNWARPLDTPPFLAFPVTCGITFTFGGLRIDREARVLDTAGRPVRGLYAAGELVGGLFYFNYPGGSGLTSGSVFGRRAGRSAVADFRAAGSAPVEEREGVGPIR is encoded by the coding sequence ATGAGCCAAGCACACCGCCAGCCTGCCGAGCAGGACGAATGGGACGTGATCGTCGTCGGTGGCGGCAACGCCGGGTTCTGCGCCGCGCAGTCCGCCCGGGAGCAGGGCGGCCGTGTCCTGCTGCTGGAGAAGGCGCCCCGGCAGTGGGCCGGCGGCAACTCCTACTTCACCGCCGGGGCGATGCGCACCAGCCACGGCGGCCTCGCCGACCTTTCCCCGCTGCTCGAACCGCTCCCCGCCGACCGGCGGGACCTGGTGGACCTCGCCCCTTACCCGGAGGCCGACTTCCTCGCCGACCTCCAGCGGGTGACCAGGGGACGCACCGACCCCGAGCTCGCCGGGCTGCTGGTCGGCGAGTCCCGCGAGGCGGTCGGCTGGCTCCACCGGCTCGGCCTGCGCTTCGAGTTGATGTTCCACCGGCAGGCGTACCAGGTGGACGGGCGGTACCGGTTCTGGGGCGGGCTGGCGCTCGGCGTCCTCGGCGGCGGCAAGGGCATGATCGACCAGCACCTGGCGGCGGCCGAGCGCACCGGGGTGCGGCTGCGCTTCGACGCCTCGGTGGCGGCCCTGGACGCCGCCCCCGACGGGCGGGTGCGGGGTGTCCTGCTGAGCGACGGTGAGCGGCTGCTGGCCCGCTCCGTCGTGCTGGCCAGCGGCGGCTTCGAGGCCAACCCGCAGATGCGGGCCGGGTACCTGGGCGCGGGATGGGACCTGGCGCTGGTCCGCGGCACCCCGTACAACACCGGCGACGGCATTCGGATGGCGCTGGACGCCGGGGCGCAGCCGTACGGCCACTGGAGCGGCTGCCACTCGGTGGCCTGGGACAGCGGGGCGCCGCGGACCGGCGACCGCGAGCTGACCAACCAGTTCACCCGCGGCGGCTATCCCTTCGGCATCGTGGTCAACGCGGAGGGCCGCCGGTTCGTCGACGAGGGCGCGGACTACCGCAACTACACCTACGCCAAGTACGGCGCGGAGATCCTCCGCCAGCCGGGCAGCACCGCCGTGCAGATCTTCGACGCCAAGAGCGCGCCGCTGCTCAGGCCGGAGGAGTACGAGGCGCCCGGGGTGACCCGGGTGGAGTCCGGCACCCTGGACGGGCTGGCCGCCGAGCTCGGCCTCGACCCCGGCCGACTGGCGGACACCGTCCGGGAGTTCAACGCCGCGGTGACCGGCGGGCCGTTCGACCCCACGGTCAAGGACGGCGCCCGCACCGAGGGGATCTCCCCGCCTAAGTCCAACTGGGCGCGGCCACTGGACACCCCGCCCTTCCTGGCCTTCCCGGTGACCTGCGGGATCACCTTCACCTTCGGCGGGCTGCGGATCGACCGGGAGGCGAGGGTGCTGGACACCGCCGGGCGGCCGGTGCGCGGGCTGTACGCGGCGGGCGAACTGGTGGGCGGGCTCTTCTACTTCAACTATCCCGGGGGCTCCGGACTCACCTCCGGCTCCGTCTTCGGTCGCCGCGCCGGACGCTCGGCGGTCGCCGACTTCCGGGCCGCCGGCTCCGCGCCGGTCGAGGAGCGCGAGGGGGTGGGGCCGATCCGATGA
- a CDS encoding PrpF domain-containing protein has product MLRLRATWMRGGTSKCWLFDGGALEAAGAEPDRVLAAAFGAADPRQLDGVGGATSTTSKAAIVHRSTEPGIDVDYAFAQVGIGVDRVEWGSNCGNCATAIGLYALQSGLVPARHPRTTVRMRNLNTGALMATSVPTPGGTVPETGEATVPGVESGGVPVELAFLRPAGTTTGALLPTGRAVDWLELPDGSRAEAGAGPGTGASVGAAATLVDAGAPAALLAAADLGLDPACGLEEVAARLPELTRLRRAAALAMGLARPEDPVSHAVPKVGVVGPAADYRTTDGRSVSARDHDLAVRMVSMHAPHPAIGLTSAVAVAAAAALPGSTAALALGADGERSAGGASDAGSGRRAGRRAALRLGTPAGVVEVRAEADPDGRLSSVSISRAARRLAVAELFVPLPDSRRLAARDVRPAQPA; this is encoded by the coding sequence ATGCTGCGATTGCGGGCCACCTGGATGCGCGGCGGGACCAGCAAGTGCTGGCTCTTCGACGGCGGGGCACTCGAGGCCGCGGGGGCGGAGCCGGACCGGGTACTCGCGGCGGCCTTCGGCGCCGCCGACCCGCGGCAGCTCGACGGCGTGGGCGGGGCCACCTCGACCACCTCGAAAGCGGCGATCGTCCACCGCTCGACCGAGCCGGGTATCGACGTGGACTACGCCTTCGCCCAGGTCGGCATCGGCGTGGACCGGGTGGAGTGGGGCAGCAACTGCGGGAACTGCGCGACCGCCATCGGGCTGTACGCGCTGCAGTCCGGACTTGTGCCGGCCCGGCATCCGCGGACCACGGTGCGGATGCGCAACCTCAACACCGGGGCGCTGATGGCGACTTCCGTACCGACCCCCGGCGGGACCGTGCCGGAGACCGGCGAGGCCACCGTGCCCGGGGTCGAAAGCGGCGGTGTGCCGGTGGAGTTGGCCTTCCTGCGGCCGGCCGGGACGACCACCGGCGCCCTCCTGCCCACCGGGCGGGCCGTGGACTGGCTGGAACTGCCGGACGGATCAAGGGCCGAGGCGGGGGCCGGGCCCGGGACCGGGGCGTCGGTGGGCGCCGCTGCCACGCTGGTCGACGCCGGGGCTCCGGCGGCCCTGCTGGCCGCGGCGGACCTCGGGCTGGACCCGGCCTGCGGCCTGGAGGAGGTCGCCGCCCGGCTGCCGGAGCTGACCCGGCTGCGCCGGGCGGCCGCCCTGGCGATGGGGCTGGCCCGGCCGGAGGACCCGGTCAGCCATGCGGTGCCCAAGGTCGGCGTGGTCGGCCCCGCCGCCGACTACCGGACCACCGACGGCCGTTCGGTCTCCGCGCGGGACCACGACCTGGCCGTCCGGATGGTCTCCATGCACGCCCCGCACCCGGCCATCGGCCTGACCTCGGCGGTCGCGGTCGCCGCCGCGGCCGCGCTGCCCGGCAGCACGGCGGCGTTGGCGCTCGGCGCGGACGGGGAACGCAGCGCCGGCGGCGCCAGCGATGCCGGCAGCGGCCGCCGGGCCGGCCGCAGGGCCGCGCTGCGCCTGGGCACCCCCGCGGGTGTGGTGGAGGTCCGAGCGGAGGCCGACCCGGACGGCCGGCTGAGCTCGGTCAGCATCTCGCGGGCCGCCCGCCGGCTGGCGGTGGCCGAGCTCTTCGTCCCGCTGCCGGACTCCCGCCGCCTGGCCGCCCGCGACGTCCGCCCTGCCCAACCCGCCTGA